Proteins encoded within one genomic window of Rhizobium favelukesii:
- a CDS encoding HAMP domain-containing protein produces MSAEEASALLDVLVAVRRGDFSVRMRTDLTNMTGKIADALNDIIASNQRMAQQLDHVGEVVGRDGRTSTRVRLGLSDGSWSEMEGSINQLIDDLLWPTTAVTRTITAVAKGDLLQTVPLDVEGRPLKGEFLRSADIVNTMIKQLNLFTSEVTRVAREVGTDGKLGGQAQVPEVTGVWKDLTESVNSMASNLTAQVRNIADVTIAVANGDLSKKITVDVRGEILQLKEAINTMVDQLRSFASEVTRVAREVGTEGKLGGQALVPGVAGTWKDLTDSVNAMCGNLTAQVRNIAQVTTAVARGDLSRKITVDVSGEILELKETINTMVDQLNGFAGEVTRVAREVGTEGRLGGQAQVPGVAGTWKDLTDNVNSMASNLTAQVRNIADVSTAIANGDLSKKITVTVSGEILELKETINTMVDQLNAFASEVTRVAREVGTEGRLGGQANVRGVAGTWKDLTENVNSMAGNLTAQVRNIAEVSTAIANGDLSKKITVDVKGEILELKETINTMVDQLNAFASEVTRVAREVGTEGRLGGQANVRGVAGTWKDLTDSVNSMASNLTGQVRNIAEVATAVAQGDLSKKITVPVSGEILRLKETINTMVDQLNGFAGEVTRVAREVGTEGRLGGQANVLGVAGTWKDLTDSVNSMAGNLTAQVRNIAEVSTAIANGDLSKKITVSVSGEILELKETLNTMVDQLNRFASEVTRVAREVGTEGKLGGQAQVPGVAGTWKDLTENVNSMASNLTGQVRNIAEVTTAVARGDLSRKITVDVKGEILELKNTINTMVDQLNAFAGEVTRVAREVGTEGKLGGQAQVPGVAGTWKDLTDSVNSMAGNLTAQVRNIAEVATAIANGDLSRKITVDVRGEILLLKDTLNTMVDQLRSFAGEVTRVAREVGTDGRLGGQAVVPGVAGTWKDLTDNVNLLAANLTTQVRNIAEVTTAVARGDLSRKITVDVKGEILELKNTINTMVDQLNAFAGEVTRVAREVGTEGKLGGQAQVPGVAGTWKDLTDTVNVMAANLTEQVRGIVKVVTAVANGDLKQNLTVASKGEVAALAETINNMTNTLATFADQVTSVAREVGVEGRLGGQANVPGTAGTWKDLTGNVNLLAANLTTQVRAIAEVATAVTKGDLTRSIQVEARGEVAELKDNINTMIDNLRLTTERNTEQDWLKTNLARFTNMLQGQRDLTLVGKMLLSELAPLVGAQQGVIYQVESDADRPLLSLLSVYAQGTETSHPVRLEFGQGLVGQCASDAKAIVITDLPGNVVPISSGVFSTLPRSAVVLPVHFEGQVKAVIELASAGQFTELQLSFLDQLTMSIGIVLNSIEATMQTEGLLKQSQQLATELQTQQRELQQTNEQLGQKAQQLEERNFEVEAKNQEIEQARRALEEKATELALTSKYKSEFLANMSHELRTPLNSILILGQQLGENPEGNLSAKQVEFAKTIHGAGTDLLNLISDILDLSKIESGTVSVDAEEISLSNLFEVMARPFRHEAEDRGLAFSVEIAADVTNSIMTDSKRLQQILKNLLSNAFKFTAEGGVTLRVSTVTNGASVDHPSLQSAPCVIAFEVIDTGIGIPAEKQRIIFEAFQQADASTSRKYGGTGLGLAISRELANLLGGEIQLRSSPGAGSTFTLLLPLTYAGAGSAAARIAPDRTNVVQLAEIAASRRADRPLERMEDDREEITADDTVLLIVEDDTHYARILMDLAHDNGFKVIVALRGSEALTLAKDYKPTAISLDIFLPDMLGWSVLSQLKQNVATRHIPVQIISLDEDRQHGLTRGAFACLSKPTTPEGLDGALSRLKDYAKPRRKRLLLVEDNEAERASVAALLGHDDIDIECVASGAEALAALRRDPADCVVLDLTLPDMTGFQVLEKMGDDIAIREVPVVVFTGRELSPEEDSRLRGMARSVVVKGVESPERLLDETAIFLHRVVADLPEAKQVMLEALHSSDEDLVGETVLLVDDDARNIFALSSVLERRGMKVLTATTGSEAIDVLNNAPAVAIVLMDIMMPGMDGYETMEVIRSQPRFRRLPILALTAKAMKGDREKCLEAGASDYLAKPVNTEQLLSALRMWLHR; encoded by the coding sequence ATGTCGGCGGAAGAAGCCAGCGCGCTTCTCGACGTCTTAGTGGCGGTGCGACGGGGGGACTTCTCGGTCCGGATGCGCACGGATCTGACCAACATGACCGGCAAGATCGCCGATGCCTTGAACGACATTATCGCTTCCAACCAACGCATGGCCCAACAGCTTGACCATGTGGGCGAGGTGGTCGGACGTGACGGACGGACGAGCACGCGGGTGCGTCTAGGCCTTTCGGATGGCTCCTGGTCTGAAATGGAAGGCTCGATCAACCAGTTGATCGACGATCTGCTTTGGCCAACAACCGCCGTTACGCGCACGATCACGGCTGTGGCAAAGGGAGACCTGCTGCAGACGGTGCCGCTCGATGTCGAAGGACGGCCTCTCAAAGGCGAGTTTCTGCGTTCGGCCGACATCGTCAACACCATGATCAAGCAACTGAACCTCTTTACCTCGGAAGTGACCCGCGTTGCCAGAGAAGTTGGCACTGACGGCAAGCTTGGTGGACAGGCGCAGGTGCCCGAGGTGACTGGCGTCTGGAAGGATCTGACCGAAAGCGTCAATTCTATGGCGTCCAACCTCACGGCACAGGTGCGAAACATCGCTGACGTGACGATCGCGGTCGCCAACGGAGACCTGTCCAAAAAGATCACCGTTGATGTGCGCGGCGAGATTCTTCAACTGAAAGAGGCAATCAACACCATGGTCGATCAGCTGCGATCCTTCGCATCCGAAGTCACGCGCGTCGCCCGTGAGGTCGGGACCGAAGGTAAGCTTGGCGGTCAGGCGCTGGTGCCAGGTGTTGCCGGGACCTGGAAGGATCTGACGGACTCGGTCAATGCGATGTGTGGCAATCTCACCGCTCAGGTCCGCAACATCGCCCAGGTGACCACGGCCGTTGCGCGCGGCGACCTGTCGCGCAAGATCACCGTCGACGTCTCGGGCGAAATCCTTGAATTGAAGGAAACCATCAATACCATGGTGGACCAGCTAAACGGCTTCGCGGGTGAAGTGACACGTGTGGCGCGTGAGGTTGGGACCGAAGGACGACTTGGCGGACAGGCCCAGGTGCCAGGCGTTGCCGGCACTTGGAAGGACCTGACCGATAACGTCAATTCGATGGCCTCCAACTTGACCGCGCAGGTCAGAAATATTGCCGACGTTTCGACCGCGATCGCCAACGGCGACCTTTCGAAAAAAATCACAGTGACCGTTTCGGGCGAAATTCTTGAGCTGAAAGAAACTATCAATACGATGGTCGACCAGCTCAACGCCTTCGCCTCGGAAGTGACGCGCGTGGCAAGAGAGGTCGGCACCGAGGGCCGCCTTGGCGGGCAGGCCAACGTCCGCGGTGTGGCCGGTACATGGAAGGACCTGACCGAGAACGTCAACTCAATGGCTGGAAATCTCACGGCTCAGGTTCGCAACATCGCCGAGGTCTCCACCGCGATTGCCAATGGCGACCTGTCCAAGAAAATCACCGTCGACGTGAAAGGCGAAATCCTGGAGCTGAAGGAAACCATCAACACGATGGTCGATCAGCTGAATGCCTTCGCCTCGGAGGTGACGCGCGTTGCAAGAGAAGTTGGAACCGAAGGCCGATTGGGCGGGCAGGCCAACGTGCGCGGCGTTGCCGGGACATGGAAGGACCTGACAGACTCGGTTAACTCCATGGCATCCAACCTCACGGGCCAGGTTCGCAATATCGCGGAGGTCGCCACAGCCGTCGCTCAGGGCGACCTTTCTAAGAAAATTACCGTACCCGTTTCCGGTGAAATCCTGAGGCTCAAGGAAACAATCAATACCATGGTCGATCAGCTGAACGGATTTGCCGGCGAAGTGACGCGTGTGGCCCGTGAGGTTGGAACCGAAGGCAGACTGGGCGGGCAAGCAAACGTCCTTGGCGTGGCGGGCACATGGAAGGACCTGACCGACAGCGTCAACTCGATGGCAGGTAATCTGACCGCTCAGGTGCGAAACATCGCCGAAGTCTCGACCGCGATTGCCAACGGCGATCTGTCGAAGAAGATCACGGTATCGGTGTCCGGCGAAATCCTTGAGCTCAAGGAAACCCTCAACACGATGGTCGATCAATTGAACCGGTTCGCCTCGGAAGTAACCCGCGTTGCCCGTGAAGTGGGCACGGAAGGCAAGCTCGGGGGGCAGGCACAGGTGCCGGGCGTTGCCGGGACCTGGAAGGATCTGACCGAAAATGTCAACTCCATGGCTTCGAATCTTACCGGACAGGTGCGCAATATCGCCGAAGTGACGACAGCGGTGGCCCGCGGTGACCTGTCGCGCAAGATCACTGTCGACGTCAAGGGCGAGATTCTGGAGCTCAAGAATACGATCAACACGATGGTCGATCAGTTGAACGCCTTTGCGGGCGAGGTGACACGTGTCGCACGCGAGGTCGGTACGGAGGGCAAGCTTGGCGGACAGGCACAGGTTCCCGGCGTGGCGGGCACCTGGAAGGACCTGACCGACAGTGTCAACTCCATGGCCGGCAACCTGACGGCGCAGGTCCGCAACATCGCCGAGGTGGCGACTGCGATCGCCAATGGTGATTTGTCACGCAAGATCACCGTGGACGTGCGTGGCGAGATTCTTCTCCTGAAGGACACGCTGAACACAATGGTGGATCAACTGCGATCCTTTGCCGGCGAGGTGACGCGTGTCGCCCGTGAGGTCGGCACGGACGGTCGCCTCGGCGGTCAGGCGGTTGTCCCGGGTGTCGCGGGAACCTGGAAGGATTTGACCGATAACGTCAACCTTCTTGCCGCCAATCTCACCACCCAGGTGCGCAATATCGCCGAAGTGACAACGGCGGTTGCTCGCGGTGACCTGTCGCGCAAGATCACCGTCGACGTCAAGGGCGAGATCCTGGAGCTAAAGAACACCATCAATACGATGGTGGACCAACTGAACGCCTTTGCGGGCGAGGTGACACGTGTCGCGCGTGAGGTGGGAACGGAGGGTAAACTTGGCGGACAGGCACAGGTTCCCGGCGTGGCGGGCACCTGGAAGGACCTGACTGACACCGTCAACGTCATGGCTGCCAACCTCACAGAACAAGTGCGTGGTATCGTCAAGGTGGTCACGGCCGTTGCAAACGGCGACCTCAAGCAGAATCTGACGGTCGCCTCGAAGGGCGAGGTCGCAGCCCTTGCCGAGACCATCAACAACATGACGAATACATTGGCAACCTTCGCCGACCAGGTCACGAGCGTTGCCCGTGAGGTGGGTGTCGAGGGCCGGCTCGGTGGTCAGGCCAACGTCCCTGGCACGGCAGGCACCTGGAAGGATCTGACGGGCAACGTAAACCTGCTTGCCGCCAACCTGACAACACAGGTGCGCGCGATCGCGGAGGTGGCAACGGCTGTCACCAAGGGCGATCTCACGCGCTCGATCCAGGTTGAGGCGCGTGGCGAGGTTGCCGAGCTCAAAGACAACATCAACACCATGATTGACAACCTGCGTTTGACGACGGAGCGCAACACCGAGCAGGATTGGCTGAAGACCAACCTTGCGCGGTTCACCAACATGCTACAGGGGCAGCGCGACCTGACGCTGGTTGGAAAGATGCTGCTCTCGGAGCTGGCGCCGCTGGTTGGCGCACAGCAGGGCGTCATCTATCAGGTCGAGTCGGACGCCGACCGCCCGCTCCTGTCGCTTCTGTCGGTTTATGCCCAGGGAACGGAGACGTCTCATCCGGTGCGCCTCGAGTTTGGTCAGGGGCTTGTCGGACAGTGCGCCAGCGACGCGAAGGCGATCGTGATCACCGATCTACCGGGCAACGTGGTGCCGATCAGTTCGGGCGTTTTCTCTACTCTGCCACGCAGCGCAGTCGTCCTTCCGGTTCACTTCGAAGGTCAGGTGAAGGCGGTGATCGAGCTTGCTTCGGCCGGCCAATTCACCGAACTGCAGCTGTCGTTTCTCGACCAATTGACCATGTCGATCGGGATCGTCCTCAACTCCATCGAGGCGACCATGCAAACGGAGGGCCTGCTCAAGCAGTCCCAGCAGCTTGCAACCGAACTTCAAACGCAGCAGCGTGAATTGCAGCAGACCAACGAGCAGTTGGGACAGAAGGCCCAACAGCTCGAGGAGCGAAACTTCGAGGTCGAGGCCAAGAACCAGGAAATCGAGCAGGCCCGCCGTGCTCTGGAAGAGAAGGCGACGGAACTCGCCCTGACATCGAAGTACAAGTCGGAATTTCTCGCCAATATGTCGCACGAATTGCGCACGCCGCTCAATTCGATCCTCATTCTCGGCCAGCAGCTCGGCGAAAACCCCGAAGGCAATCTTTCGGCAAAGCAGGTGGAGTTCGCAAAGACCATCCACGGAGCAGGCACGGACCTCTTGAACCTGATCAGCGATATACTTGATCTGTCAAAGATCGAATCCGGTACCGTTTCTGTCGACGCGGAGGAAATCTCGCTCAGCAATCTGTTTGAGGTGATGGCGCGACCGTTCAGACACGAGGCGGAGGATCGTGGTCTCGCATTTTCCGTGGAAATCGCCGCGGATGTCACGAACAGCATCATGACGGATTCCAAGCGCCTGCAGCAGATCTTGAAGAACCTCTTGTCGAACGCTTTCAAGTTCACCGCCGAGGGCGGGGTGACCCTGCGTGTATCGACGGTAACGAACGGCGCGTCGGTGGATCATCCTTCGCTGCAGTCGGCGCCTTGCGTCATTGCTTTCGAGGTCATCGATACAGGCATCGGCATTCCCGCGGAAAAGCAGCGCATCATTTTCGAAGCATTCCAGCAGGCGGATGCATCGACCAGTCGCAAGTATGGCGGCACGGGGCTGGGGCTCGCCATCAGCCGCGAGCTCGCAAACCTGCTTGGGGGCGAGATCCAGCTTCGCAGTTCTCCGGGCGCAGGCAGCACGTTCACTCTTCTTCTTCCGCTCACCTATGCCGGTGCCGGCAGCGCTGCCGCTCGGATCGCGCCTGATCGGACGAATGTGGTACAACTCGCCGAGATTGCCGCAAGCCGGCGCGCCGACAGGCCGCTGGAGCGAATGGAGGACGACCGCGAGGAAATAACAGCCGACGACACGGTGCTTCTCATCGTGGAAGACGACACTCATTACGCGCGGATCCTGATGGATTTGGCGCATGACAATGGTTTCAAGGTCATCGTCGCGTTGCGCGGCAGTGAAGCACTGACACTGGCCAAGGACTACAAGCCGACGGCGATCTCGCTCGACATTTTCCTGCCCGACATGCTTGGCTGGAGCGTGCTCAGCCAACTCAAGCAGAACGTCGCAACGCGCCATATTCCTGTTCAGATCATCAGTCTCGACGAGGATCGGCAACACGGATTGACGCGGGGAGCATTTGCATGCCTCAGCAAGCCGACGACACCCGAAGGCCTGGATGGCGCTTTGTCACGCCTCAAGGACTATGCCAAGCCTCGCCGCAAGCGACTGCTTCTCGTGGAGGATAACGAGGCGGAGCGCGCGAGTGTGGCGGCGCTGCTTGGCCATGATGATATCGATATAGAATGCGTGGCATCTGGCGCCGAAGCTTTGGCCGCGCTTCGACGCGACCCGGCCGACTGCGTTGTCCTAGATCTCACTTTGCCGGATATGACGGGCTTCCAAGTCCTGGAGAAAATGGGGGATGACATCGCCATCCGCGAGGTGCCGGTCGTTGTCTTTACCGGCCGCGAGCTTTCTCCGGAGGAAGACAGCCGCCTGCGCGGTATGGCCCGCAGTGTCGTCGTCAAAGGTGTTGAATCGCCCGAGCGACTGCTGGACGAGACCGCGATTTTTCTCCATCGCGTCGTCGCCGACCTGCCCGAAGCAAAGCAAGTGATGCTCGAGGCCCTCCACAGCTCGGACGAGGATCTTGTCGGCGAAACGGTACTGCTCGTCGATGATGATGCGCGCAACATCTTCGCGCTCAGCAGTGTGCTCGAGCGGCGTGGCATGAAGGTCCTGACCGCCACAACGGGCAGCGAGGCGATCGATGTGTTGAACAACGCGCCCGCCGTCGCGATTGTCCTGATGGACATCATGATGCCTGGCATGGATGGCTATGAGACGATGGAAGTCATTCGCTCCCAGCCGCGCTTCCGGCGCCTGCCGATTCTGGCACTGACAGCCAAGGCAATGAAGGGGGACCGTGAAAAGTGCCTCGAAGCGGGCGCTTCCGACTACCTGGCAAAACCAGTCAATACCGAGCAACTGCTTTCGGCACTGCGCATGTGGCTGCATCGCTAG
- a CDS encoding response regulator — MDTVNILLVDDQPSKLMSYEVILQDLSENLIKAQSAREALEHLLRTDIAVILVDVCMPEQDGFELVSLIREHPRYQSTAIIFVSAVMMAEPDRLRGYAAGAVDYVSVPIVPEVLRAKVRVFTELYRKTRELERLNADLENRVRQRTAELEASSTQLRQLNEELEHRIEQRTREREEALAQLFEAQKLDTIGQLTGGVAHDFNNLLMAILGSLGLLKKWLPEDAREQRLVNNAIQAAERGAALTQRLLAFARRQELKPTTVDFLRLFDSIEDLLKKAVGPGVDVKLDLAQDIPNLLVDSNQLELALLNLFMNARDANAGTITLVVDADQVGLPTSIGPGRYVRICVSDDGAGMDETTAARATEPFFTTKGPGKGTGLGLSMVQGLTAQSGGAFALTSKQGTGTSVSLWLPVADRADTTAQADLEVAADADLRAGGDLSVLVVDDDPLVSMGTVAMIEDLGHVAVDVTSASQALELLAQGQHFDIVITDHSMPGMTGAELARMIFSSFPQLPVVLASGYAELPDEQGLAELVRLTKPFTQEQLRQAIHRAIGLRPSAA; from the coding sequence GTGGATACAGTCAACATTCTCCTCGTGGACGACCAGCCGTCGAAGCTTATGAGCTACGAGGTCATCCTCCAAGACCTCAGCGAAAATCTCATAAAGGCGCAGTCCGCGCGGGAGGCGTTAGAACACCTGCTGCGCACCGACATTGCCGTAATTCTCGTCGATGTCTGCATGCCCGAGCAGGACGGCTTTGAACTCGTCAGCCTGATCCGGGAGCACCCACGTTACCAGAGTACTGCCATTATCTTCGTATCGGCCGTCATGATGGCTGAGCCTGACCGGCTACGTGGATACGCAGCCGGCGCAGTCGACTATGTGTCGGTTCCCATCGTCCCGGAAGTTTTGCGGGCAAAGGTTCGCGTCTTTACGGAGCTCTATCGCAAAACAAGAGAGCTTGAACGGCTGAATGCAGACCTCGAGAACAGAGTGCGTCAACGCACAGCCGAACTGGAGGCTTCCTCCACACAACTGCGTCAGTTGAATGAGGAGCTCGAGCACCGTATCGAGCAAAGAACACGTGAGCGCGAGGAGGCGCTCGCGCAATTGTTCGAAGCCCAGAAACTGGATACCATTGGGCAGCTTACCGGGGGGGTGGCGCACGACTTCAACAATCTTCTGATGGCGATCCTCGGAAGCCTCGGCCTGTTGAAGAAGTGGCTGCCAGAAGACGCTCGCGAACAGCGACTGGTAAACAATGCAATTCAGGCAGCCGAGCGCGGCGCCGCCTTGACGCAGCGACTGCTGGCATTCGCGCGACGGCAGGAGCTGAAGCCGACCACCGTCGATTTTCTGCGGTTGTTCGATAGCATCGAGGATCTTCTGAAGAAGGCAGTCGGGCCGGGCGTCGACGTGAAGCTCGATCTCGCACAAGACATTCCCAATCTCCTCGTGGACAGCAATCAGCTCGAGCTTGCCTTGCTCAATCTGTTTATGAACGCACGCGATGCAAATGCAGGCACAATCACTCTGGTCGTCGACGCCGATCAGGTCGGTTTGCCAACGTCCATTGGTCCTGGACGGTATGTACGCATATGCGTGTCCGATGACGGCGCGGGAATGGATGAAACCACTGCGGCGCGTGCCACCGAACCGTTCTTCACGACCAAAGGCCCTGGCAAAGGGACCGGATTGGGACTGTCGATGGTGCAGGGACTGACGGCCCAATCGGGGGGTGCCTTCGCATTGACAAGCAAACAGGGGACTGGCACGTCGGTATCTCTCTGGTTGCCGGTTGCTGACCGCGCGGACACAACGGCACAGGCCGACCTGGAAGTCGCAGCCGACGCCGACCTCCGGGCGGGTGGCGATCTTTCCGTGCTCGTCGTCGATGACGACCCGTTGGTGAGCATGGGTACGGTGGCGATGATCGAAGATCTCGGCCACGTCGCGGTCGATGTAACGTCCGCCTCCCAGGCGTTGGAATTGCTCGCGCAAGGCCAGCACTTTGATATCGTCATAACCGATCATTCGATGCCGGGCATGACCGGTGCAGAGCTTGCCCGCATGATTTTTTCTTCATTCCCGCAACTTCCGGTCGTGCTTGCATCGGGATATGCAGAGCTTCCCGATGAACAGGGCCTTGCCGAGTTGGTGCGGCTGACGAAACCATTTACCCAGGAGCAACTCCGGCAGGCGATTCATCGAGCAATCGGTCTGAGACCGTCGGCGGCATGA
- a CDS encoding HU family DNA-binding protein, with the protein MTTTNEIADKIAGEHSLTKAQGKAIVEAVFAAITGAATSGAETSIPGFGKFKVKDTPEREARNPATGATIKIAPAKKVTFTPAKALKDALNK; encoded by the coding sequence ATGACCACCACCAACGAAATTGCGGATAAGATTGCCGGTGAACACAGCCTGACCAAGGCGCAGGGCAAGGCCATTGTCGAGGCCGTTTTTGCAGCGATCACCGGTGCGGCAACTTCCGGTGCCGAAACCTCTATTCCGGGCTTCGGCAAGTTCAAAGTCAAGGACACACCGGAGCGTGAAGCCCGCAACCCGGCAACCGGCGCGACCATAAAGATTGCTCCTGCGAAAAAGGTGACCTTCACGCCCGCCAAAGCGCTGAAGGATGCGCTGAACAAGTAG
- a CDS encoding adenylate/guanylate cyclase domain-containing protein, translating to MKLIAFPEGTALGGVGFSLAGDGPTGFSEGQIADLDRFLPALALACYRIAALRVATDMLAVYTGSRTSGRILNGQTQRGDGTAIYAAILLADLKDFTSLNERYAPDRIVTWLNEHFEVIGQPVEQAGGEILKFMGDSLLAIFPAQIDNPADGCERALSAARMAMDANDTLNWKRVDAGEPAIPIDIVLHVGEVFYGNVGCTRRLDFTAIGKAVNEAARMEKLCDNVGRNLLASAMFVSRVQADFEKVGSFALKGVAKPAEVYGLQR from the coding sequence ATGAAGCTCATCGCCTTTCCTGAAGGAACTGCCCTCGGTGGTGTCGGATTCTCCTTGGCAGGTGACGGCCCGACCGGCTTCTCGGAGGGACAAATCGCCGATCTGGACAGGTTTTTGCCCGCCCTTGCGCTTGCCTGCTACCGGATTGCAGCACTGCGCGTCGCCACGGATATGCTCGCTGTGTATACCGGCAGCCGTACGAGTGGCCGGATACTCAACGGACAGACGCAGCGTGGCGACGGAACGGCTATCTACGCCGCTATCCTGCTCGCCGACCTCAAGGATTTCACTTCGCTCAACGAACGATATGCGCCCGATCGTATCGTGACATGGTTAAACGAGCATTTCGAGGTCATAGGACAGCCGGTGGAGCAGGCCGGAGGAGAGATTCTGAAGTTCATGGGCGACAGCCTTCTCGCCATTTTTCCGGCGCAGATTGATAATCCGGCCGATGGATGCGAACGAGCACTTTCGGCAGCCAGGATGGCGATGGACGCCAACGACACGCTCAACTGGAAACGCGTCGACGCTGGGGAGCCAGCGATCCCGATCGATATCGTCCTCCATGTCGGCGAAGTGTTTTACGGAAATGTCGGTTGCACTCGACGCTTGGACTTCACAGCGATCGGGAAGGCCGTCAACGAAGCAGCTCGCATGGAGAAGCTGTGCGACAACGTCGGTCGTAATCTACTGGCATCCGCGATGTTTGTATCGCGCGTTCAGGCTGATTTCGAAAAGGTCGGCAGCTTTGCGTTGAAAGGCGTTGCGAAGCCTGCCGAAGTCTATGGATTGCAAAGGTGA
- a CDS encoding DUF3422 family protein, which translates to MTQGSFGFPPADLRLRALGEIHARPYALVQAPRVIFQLAFLTESAGDNDHEMLADLSRSSGVAPPARETSHHAISWGQGTLRWERHTEFSTYFWDCPAPDRFGVPIAVHPFGDSFSPPGPFISGIRLEIRPDTPETAQEIFVFDPTSLCRSELRNGQATILTDFRQDGDGLTKFLVIDRGMSDSARGALVQRLLDIETYRTLAMMGLPLAQSLSPEIRQIESGLTAITQRMKLHAREEADQMLSEITRLAAELEANAALSLYRFGASRAYYDIVQERIRALAETAMPGSETLGSFLERRLAPAMRTCQSVEERQANLSRKLARATALLRSWIDVELERINTTVLNSMDRRAQLQLRLQQTVEGLSVAAISYYVVGLFGYVAKGAHNVGFEVSPETLTGLSVPIVVAGMWLVVRSIRRRHAEEDKH; encoded by the coding sequence ATGACGCAAGGAAGCTTTGGCTTTCCGCCTGCGGATCTTCGACTACGTGCCTTGGGGGAAATTCATGCGCGACCCTATGCTCTCGTTCAGGCGCCACGTGTCATATTCCAGCTGGCCTTTTTGACGGAAAGCGCGGGTGACAACGACCACGAGATGCTTGCCGATCTTTCCCGTTCCAGCGGCGTTGCTCCGCCCGCCCGCGAAACCAGTCATCATGCGATAAGCTGGGGCCAGGGTACGCTGCGCTGGGAACGTCACACCGAGTTTTCAACCTACTTTTGGGATTGCCCGGCTCCAGACAGGTTTGGTGTGCCGATCGCCGTTCACCCCTTCGGTGACAGCTTTTCGCCGCCAGGTCCCTTCATATCAGGGATTCGCCTGGAAATCCGGCCTGACACGCCCGAGACCGCGCAGGAGATATTCGTCTTCGATCCGACCAGCCTGTGCCGAAGCGAACTGAGAAACGGCCAGGCGACGATCCTTACCGATTTCCGTCAGGACGGCGACGGGTTGACGAAATTTCTGGTCATCGATCGCGGTATGTCGGACAGCGCGCGGGGTGCGTTGGTCCAGCGTCTTCTCGACATCGAGACATATCGCACGCTTGCAATGATGGGCCTGCCGCTTGCTCAATCGCTCTCGCCTGAAATCCGCCAGATCGAGTCCGGCCTGACCGCAATTACGCAGCGAATGAAGCTTCACGCTCGCGAGGAGGCGGATCAGATGCTGTCGGAGATAACACGTCTGGCGGCCGAACTCGAGGCGAACGCGGCGCTCAGCCTCTATCGGTTCGGAGCCAGCCGCGCCTATTATGACATCGTTCAGGAACGCATTCGCGCGCTTGCAGAAACTGCGATGCCCGGAAGCGAGACGCTTGGCTCTTTCCTGGAGCGGCGACTGGCTCCGGCCATGCGAACCTGCCAGTCGGTCGAGGAGCGTCAGGCAAACCTTTCGCGCAAGCTGGCCCGGGCCACAGCCCTGTTGCGAAGCTGGATCGACGTTGAACTCGAGCGTATCAATACCACGGTGCTGAATTCGATGGATCGTCGGGCCCAGTTGCAGCTACGTCTGCAGCAGACGGTCGAGGGCCTGTCGGTGGCGGCAATCTCCTATTATGTCGTCGGGCTCTTCGGCTATGTGGCAAAAGGTGCCCACAATGTCGGCTTCGAGGTCTCTCCCGAGACGTTGACCGGCCTTTCGGTTCCGATCGTCGTTGCTGGCATGTGGCTCGTCGTGCGCAGCATCCGGCGACGACATGCCGAAGAGGACAAGCATTGA